DNA from Blastocatellia bacterium:
TCTCTTTATTGATCAGCGTGATCTCGTAATCGTCGCGGCGACCGAGCGCCTTTTCCAGGTACGTGGCGGTGTAGACGCCGGCAAAGCCGCCGCCGAGAATAACGATGCGTTTGCGCGTTTGCTTGCTCATGAAATTATCCTGACCAGCAAATCAAATCGGCTCACAGGCTGGCTCATCTCTCTTTATGCCGCACGCGGCGCGGCTTATTCCCGGCTGGCGCAACGCTCAGGCGGTGGCGCGGTCGAGCGGCGGCCCGGTGGTGAAGAAATCTTCATAGAAGCGGCGGCTGTACTGGTCGAGCAGCTCTTCGACGCGCTCGGGGTTGGGCGAGCCGAAGACCAGCCCGGCGTGATAACGCTTGTGCAAACGGTAAGTGATCTCCGGGTCCGTATAAGCCGACAGGTCGGGGTATTCCTGCCGCGCCAGCGAAATCACCACGCCGGCAAAATTGTCGCGGTGCGGCGGCAGCTCGTACGGCGAGTCTTCGCCCGCCACTTCGACCCGCGCCCACTCGGCCCAGAGGTTGAGGCCCGACGAGGCTTCGACGCATTCGGCGATGTTGGCGCCGCCGACACGCGCGGCGATTTCCAGAAAGTAGAAACGCCCATCATCGCGCCCCTTGATGAATTCGGCATGGGTGACGCCGCGCACCAGCCCCAGGGCCTTGATGACATCGCGGTTCAACAACTCAAGCGCCTGCGCGTCGGCGCTCTGGTGCGGAATCTTGCGCGTCGAGAAGATGCCGCCCGCCGACACTTCCATCGGCGGCTTGCCATACTTGTGCGCCACGGTGAATCGCACTTCGCGGTCAAAGACAATCGAGTCGAGATGGTAGATGTCGCCGGGCACGAAATGTTCGAGGACGTAGTAAGACTGGCGGTCGCCCATCTCGTCGAGCAGCGGCCACAGCTCGTCAGAGTGGTGCAGCTTCTTGATGCCGATGGCGGCGGCTTCGGCGCGCGGCTTCAAGACCCACGGCGGCGGCACCCGCGCCATGTAATCGCGCAGCCGGTCGTAATTCAAAACGTGAACGAACTCGGGCACGAGCAGGCCGGAGTTGTGCGCCTTGACGCGCATGGCGAGCTTGTCGCGGAAGTAGCGCGCCGTGGTCTCGCCCATGCCCGGCACCCGCAGGTGCTCGCGCAGCATGGCGGCGGTCTCCTGGTCGAATTCGTCGAGCGGCACGATGCGATGAATCTCGCGTGAGCGCGCGAGGTAGCTGATGCCTTTGAGCACGTCGTCGTTGCTGTGCTGGTCGGGCATGTAATAAACCTCGTCAATCGCATCGCGCGGCCACTCGGCGTCACGCAGTTTTTCGACGGTGACGAGAATCACATGACAGCCGTCACGTTTGGCCTGGCGCAGAAAGGCTTCGCCTTTGAAGTAGGTGGCGATGCAGAGCATGTTGATCTGGCGTTGATCCGACACAGTGCGCGCTCCTTTAAGTTAATCATGCGCTAAGACGGTCTTGAGACGGCGAGATTATACAGCGCGGCAGCGGTAGTCGGAAGGAGAGACGCGGGAAGAATGACGCGGCGACGCGGGAAGAAGGACGCGGGGACGCGGCGACACGGAGACGCGGCGAAAGGAAGACGAGCAGTCAGTCTCTCTGTCTTTCCCTCGCCGCGTCCCCGCGTCTTTATTCTTCTCGCCGTGTCGCCGCGTCTGTTTACTCCTTCGGTTTGGGCGGCGGTGGTGCGGTGACCGGCTTCGAGGTCTTCTCGTTGGCCGGCACAGCTATCGGCGTCGTGACGACAGCGGTGACCGGCGCAGCGGCGATGGCCGCCGCCTTCGCCGATTTCATGGTCTGGGAGTATTCCTCCACGTAGTCTTTGATGGCCCCGTGTCCCCAGCGCGAGTAGTAATCGTAGTTCTTCATCTCGCGGTAGACCGTGTTGAAGTCCCAGCCATAGTTGTTATAGCGATAGACCGCGCCGATCAGCCCTGTGCGGTGGCGGCCGCCGACGCAGTGAACATAAAAGGGCCAGCTCGTCGAATCCTTGGCGATGTTAATGAATGCCTCGACCTGCTCGCTGCTCGGCTTGCGCGTGTCGCTCATCGGGATGTTGATGTATTTGATGCCCGCGGCTTCGGCGTCCGATTTTTCATAACTGGTCGGGTCGTCGCGCAGATCGATGATCGTCTTGATGCCGAGCGTGGCGAGCGCCTGGTAATCTTCGGGCTTGGGCTGCGCGCCACGATAAAAGTGCGCGTCCATCTGCCCAAAGTTCTTGATGGTGATGTGCGGGAAAGCCGATGGCGCGGTGATCTTCCACGCATTCGATGTTGCGGCATCGTTGGCCGTAGATGAATCGGACGAATCACCCGCCGCGACTTCATGGTTTGCCGGGTTGGATGCCGGCGGCCCGGAAGATTTCAGCAGGCCGAAGACGAGAATGACCAGCAAGGAAATAATCGCCGCCGCTTCCAGGTGGAGATGCGGCATCTGCTTCAATCTTGCCATGCGCGCCCTGATTCGCTCTCTTGTCCGCTTGTTCATCGCAGTCCTCCTGATTCGCTTTCGGCGCGACTGTTTTCGCGTCGTTCTGGTGAATTCAAACCAGTCAGCCGGCTCGTGAGGAATCTATGCAGCGCCGGTTTGTAACCGCTTTCTAGCGACAACAATGATAATCATTTCAATCTTCGTGCCACAGCGCGCGCGCGCTGTGCGCCAATTGCAAGGCGCGGGCGAATAGATTAGGATGGCAGCCAGCGAGGTGACAGCCTTGAGAAAGATCGTCGAGTGCATCCCGAACTTCAGCGAAGGCCGCGACGCGCAAGTGATTGACGAGATCGTCGCGGCCATCCAGTCGGTAGCGGGCGCGGTGCTGCTCGACCGCGAATCGGACGCTGATCATAACCGCTCGGTCATCACCTTTGTCGCGCCGCCTGAAGCGGTGGTCGAGGCCGCGCTGGCCGCGGCGCGGCGCGCCGCCGAATTGATCGATCTGAACCGGCACACCGGCGAGCATCCGCGCATGGGCGCAACCGATGTCATTCCATTCGTGCCCATCAGCGGCGTCACAATGGAAGATTGCGTGGCGCTCGCCCGCGAGTGCGGCAAACGCATGTGGCAGGAGCTACAAATTCCGGTCTATCTCTACGAAAAGGCGGCGACGCGGCCCGAACGCGAGAACCTCGCCAACCTGCGCAAAGGCCAGTTCGAAGGCATCCGCGACGAAATCGCCAGCAAGCCAGCGCGGCAGCCCGATTA
Protein-coding regions in this window:
- a CDS encoding ATPase: MSDQRQINMLCIATYFKGEAFLRQAKRDGCHVILVTVEKLRDAEWPRDAIDEVYYMPDQHSNDDVLKGISYLARSREIHRIVPLDEFDQETAAMLREHLRVPGMGETTARYFRDKLAMRVKAHNSGLLVPEFVHVLNYDRLRDYMARVPPPWVLKPRAEAAAIGIKKLHHSDELWPLLDEMGDRQSYYVLEHFVPGDIYHLDSIVFDREVRFTVAHKYGKPPMEVSAGGIFSTRKIPHQSADAQALELLNRDVIKALGLVRGVTHAEFIKGRDDGRFYFLEIAARVGGANIAECVEASSGLNLWAEWARVEVAGEDSPYELPPHRDNFAGVVISLARQEYPDLSAYTDPEITYRLHKRYHAGLVFGSPNPERVEELLDQYSRRFYEDFFTTGPPLDRATA
- a CDS encoding tyrosine-protein phosphatase, whose translation is MARLKQMPHLHLEAAAIISLLVILVFGLLKSSGPPASNPANHEVAAGDSSDSSTANDAATSNAWKITAPSAFPHITIKNFGQMDAHFYRGAQPKPEDYQALATLGIKTIIDLRDDPTSYEKSDAEAAGIKYINIPMSDTRKPSSEQVEAFINIAKDSTSWPFYVHCVGGRHRTGLIGAVYRYNNYGWDFNTVYREMKNYDYYSRWGHGAIKDYVEEYSQTMKSAKAAAIAAAPVTAVVTTPIAVPANEKTSKPVTAPPPPKPKE